A genomic region of Eucalyptus grandis isolate ANBG69807.140 chromosome 5, ASM1654582v1, whole genome shotgun sequence contains the following coding sequences:
- the LOC120293889 gene encoding probable inactive purple acid phosphatase 29 — translation MRRYNSMRPPLNGSSVSVGIKNMEEQKKTIGVRGLLAAAVVLCLCSVAISTEETKQKQLRFKENGEFKILQVADMHYADGKTTPCRDVLPSENVSCSDLNTTAFLHRMILAEKPDLIVFTGDNIYASDATDAARSLDAAFSPAISASIPWAAVLGNHDQESALSREGVMKHIVTLKHTLSQLNPAGVELIDGFGNYNLEVHGVEGSGFENKSVLNLYFLDSGDYSKVPSISGYDWIKPSQQLWFQRTSLELQVSMLPVPFFCLYCLAPYRQ, via the exons atgaggcGATATAACAGCATGAGGCCACCATTAAACGGAAGTTCTGTTTCCGTAGGCATCAAGAATATGGAGGAGCAGAAGAAGACAATCGGTGTCCGAGGTCTGCTGGCAGCGGCGGTCGTCCTTTGTCTGTGCTCTGTCGCCATTTCGACGGAAGAAACGAAGCAGAAGCAGTTGCGGTTCAAGGAAAACGGGGAATTCAAGATATTGCAGGTGGCGGACATGCACTACGCCGATGGCAAGACCACACCCTGCAGGGATGTTCTTCCTTCTGAGAACGTAAGTTGCTCCGACCTCAACACCACCGCCTTCCTCCATCGGATGATCCTGGCTGAGAAGCCCGACCTCATTGTTTTCACGG GGGATAATATCTATGCCTCTGATGCGACTGATGCTGCAAGATCTTTAGATGCTGCGTTCTCCCCTGCCATTTCCGCAAGCATACCATGGGCCGCCGTATTGGGAAACCACGACCAAGAGTCCGCCTTGTCAAGAGAAGGGGTCATGAAGCATATAGTTACCCTCAAGCACACTTTGTCTCAGCTCAATCCTGCCGGGGTTGAGCtcattgatggttttgggaattACAACTTGGAGGTCCATGGGGTTGAAGGCTCTGGTTTTGAAAACAAATCAGTCCTCAATCTTTACTTCCTCGATAGCGGAGATTATTCGAAAGTTCCCTCGATATCTGGTTATGATTGGATCAAACCCTCTCAGCAACTTTGGTTTCAACGCACGTCTTTGGAGCTTCAGGTATCAATGTTGCCAGTTCCTTTCTTCTGTCTTTACTGTCTTGCTCCTTATAGACAATAG